The following are from one region of the Corylus avellana chromosome ca1, CavTom2PMs-1.0 genome:
- the LOC132190319 gene encoding LOW QUALITY PROTEIN: caffeic acid 3-O-methyltransferase (The sequence of the model RefSeq protein was modified relative to this genomic sequence to represent the inferred CDS: inserted 1 base in 1 codon) produces the protein MGSAGETQMTPTQVSDEEANLFAMQLASASVLPMILKSAIELDLLEIMAKAGPGAYLSPSEVASQLPTTNPDAPVMLDRILRLLASYSVLTYSLRTLPDGRVERLYGLGPVCKFLTKNEDGVSIAALNLMNQDKVLMESWYYLKDAVLEGGIPFNKAHGMTSFEYHGKDLRFNKVFNKGMSDHSTITMKKILETYKGFEGLTSVVDVGGGTGAVLSMIVSKYPSIRGINFDLPHVIEDAPSYPGVDHVGGDMFVSVPKGDAIFMKWICHDWSDEHCLKFLKNCYDALPNNGKVIVAECILPVAPDTSLATKGVIHIDVIMLAHNPGGKERTEKEFEGLAKGAGFXRVPSTVLCFQYLHHGIHQKALSNRVLVGLGTNIY, from the exons ATGGGCTCAGCCGGTGAAACCCAGATGACTCCGACTCAAGTTTCGGACGAAGAAGCAAACCTCTTCGCGATGCAACTGGCCAGCGCCTCAGTCCTTCCCATGATCCTCAAATCGGCCATAGAGCTTGATCTCTTGGAAATCATGGCTAAGGCTGGACCTGGCGCATACCTGTCGCCATCAGAGGTGGCTTCCCAGCTCCCAACCACGAACCCAGATGCACCAGTTATGCTGGACCGTATATTGCGGCTCCTGGCCAGCTACTCTGTTCTCACTTACTCTCTGCGCACACTCCCTGATGGCAGGGTTGAGAGGCTGTATGGTCTAGGCCCTGTGTGTAAGTTCTTGACCAAGAATGAGGATGGTGTGTCTATTGCTGCTCTCAATCTCATGAATCAGGATAAGGTCCTCATGGAGAGCTG GTATTACTTGAAAGATGCAGTTCTAGAAGGTGGCATTCCATTTAACAAGGCTCATGGGATGACCTCTTTTGAATATCATGGGAAAGATCTCAGATTCAACAAGGTCTTCAACAAGGGAATGTCTGATCACTCTACCATTACCATGAAGAAAATCCTAGAGACCTACAAAGGCTTCGAGGGCCTCACATCAGTCGTTGATGTTGGTGGTGGGACTGGAGCTGTTCTTAGTATGATTGTCTCCAAATACCCCTCTATAAGGGGCATCAATTTTGATTTGCCTCATGTCATCGAGGATGCACCATCTTATCCTG GTGTAGACCATGTTGGGGGAGACATGTTTGTTAGTGTTCCAAAAGGAGATGCCATTTTCATGAAG TGGATCTGTCATGATTGGAGTGATGAGCACTGCCTGAAATTCTTGAAGAACTGCTATGATGCTCTTCCAAACAATGGGAAGGTGATTGTTGCTGAATGCATTCTTCCTGTAGCCCCAGACACTAGCCTGGCCACCAAGGGAGTTATCCATATTGACGTTATCATGTTGGCTCACAATCCTGGTGGGAAAGAGAGGACAGAGAAGGAGTTTGAGGGCTTGGCTAAAGGGGCTGGAT CAAGGGTTCCAAGTACAGTGTTGTGCTTTCAATACCTACATCATGGAATTCATCAAAAAGCTTTGAGTAATCGAGTCCTTGTGGGGTTGGGTACAAATATATACTGA
- the LOC132167335 gene encoding RPM1 interacting protein 13-like, with protein sequence MEEHDTKVIEISPASSEKERKPTTDIQIKSKFCSSEEEDGSPLRPIFCLNRKNNADIKRIEETQDCFILDFDPFESIDLSKLSVSNNPSEVDADPDGASDLSVIAEKGQVACRDYPHSRHLCLKFPFETTPHENYCKLCYCYVCDSAAPCKYWTESKPEHCHASEHVGDWKYQRSLRKQQPAV encoded by the exons ATGGAGGAACATGACACCAAGGTGATAGAGATATCACCCGCCTCCTCTGAGAAAGAGCGAAAACCAACAACGGATATTCagataaaatcaaaattttgctcttcagaagaagaagatgggaGTCCGCTGAGACCCATTTTTTGCCTCAACAGAAAGAACAACGCGGACATCAAACGCATCGAAGAAACCCAGGACTGCTTCATCTTGGATTTCGACCCTTTTGAGTCCATCGACCTCTCCAAGCTCTCTGTTTCCAACAATCCTTCGGAGGTTGATGCTGATCCTGACGGTGCTAGTGATCTCTCTGTGATTGCTGAAAAAGGCCAG GTGGCTTGTAGAGATTATCCGCATTCAAGGCATCTCTGTCTGAAATTTCCCTTTGAGACAACACCTCATGAGAACTACTGCAAGCTG TGTTACTGTTATGTTTGCGATTCGGCTGCCCCATGCAAGTATTGGACAGAGTCTAAACCAGAACATTGCCATGCTTCGGAGCATGTTGGAGATTGGAAATACCAAAGGAGTTTGAGGAAGCAGCAGCCAGCAGTTTGA
- the LOC132167374 gene encoding RPM1 interacting protein 13-like, producing MSENDTELVQILPFSSEKKEEGEEEDGSPIRSIFCLKSKSPADIKRIEEIEDCFILEFDPYESIDLSKFTVPADADGATHLFVIAEKGQVACRDYPHSRHLCLNFPFEATPHENYCNLCYCYVCDSAAPCKYWTEPIPPHCDASENVEGWMIQRNLRKRQEGFANELVNSQHLC from the exons ATGTCGGAAAACGACACAGAGCTTGTGCAGATATTGCCCTTCTCGtctgagaaaaaagaagagggagaggaggaAGATGGGAGTCCGATAAGATCCATATTTTGCCTCAAGAGCAAGAGCCCCGCAGACATCAAACGCATAGAAGAAATCGAGGACTGCTTCATTTTGGAGTTCGACCCCTACGAGTCCATTGACCTCTCCAAGTTCACAGTCCCTGCTGATGCTGATGGTGCTACTCATCTCTTTGTTATTGCTGAAAAAGGCCAG GTGGCTTGTAGAGATTATCCACATTCAAGACATCTGTGTCTGAATTTCCCTTTTGAGGCAACACCTCATGAGAACTACTGCAACCTG TGTTACTGTTACGTTTGCGATTCAGCGGCTCCATGCAAGTATTGGACGGAGCCGATACCACCACATTGTGATGCTTCGGAGAATGTTGAAGGTTGGATGATCCAAAGGAATTTGAGGAAACGCCAAGAGGGGTTTGCAAATGAATTAGTTAATTCTCAACATCTTTGTTGA
- the LOC132183014 gene encoding nascent polypeptide-associated complex subunit alpha-like protein 2, whose amino-acid sequence MSPGPVVEAAEPETELQVPIVDEPLKNAQPLNDEVVVEDVKEDDDDDDDDDDDDDDEKEDEAQGANESSKQSRSEKKSRKAMLKLGMKPVTGVSRVTIKRTKNILFFISKPDVFKSPHSETYVIFGEAKIEDLSSQLQTQAAQQFMMPDMGSVMAKPDTSASAGVQADEEEEEVDETGVEPRDIELVMTQASVSKSKAVKALKAHEGDIVSAIMELTN is encoded by the exons ATGTCACCCGGACCCGTTGTTGAGGCTGCCGAACCCGAGACCGAGCTCCAGGTCCCCATCGTCGACGAGCCCCTGAAGAACGCCCAACCTCTG AACGATGAGGTTGTCGTCGAGGATGTGAAGGAGGATGACGATGACGATGACGACGACGACGATGACGACGACGATGAGAAGGAGGATGAGGCtcaag GTGCAAATGAGAGTTCTAAGCAGAGCAGAAGTGAGAAGAAGAGTCGCAAGGCAATGTTGAAGCTGGGAATGAAACCTGTTACTGGTGTTAGTAGGGTCACCATCAAGAGAACAAAAAAT atactgtttttcatttcaaaacCTGATGTCTTTAAAAGCCCACATTCTGAGACCTATGTCATATTTGGCGAGGCAAAGATAGAGGATTTGAGCTCACAATTGCAGACACAGGCTGCCCAGCAGTTCATGATGCCAGACATGGGATCCGTTATGGCAAAACCAGACACTTCTGCTTCTGCTGGAGTGCAGGCagatgaggaagaggaggaggttgATGAAACTGGGGTGGAGCCTCGGGACATTGAATTGGTCATGACACAGGCAAGTGTGTCAAAGAGCAAGGCTGTCAAGGCTCTCAAGGCTCACGAGGGGGACATTGTCAGTGCTATCATGGAGCTCaccaattaa
- the LOC132167380 gene encoding uncharacterized protein LOC132167380, with the protein MGHILWSCGSAQDVWLECPKKLQKCRSAATDFMAIFRELSSKLAPDEIKLFAAIVRQLWLRRNLFVFGGQLTAPAVILRQAKDQLEAFDKAEVSRSLGRALAQQTPISVKWTKPPVGFLKINWDASVDVSQKRMGMGIAIRDHGGELLAAYCATRDYITDAATAEALTAWQAVEISQSLGLEKVVLEGDAMEVVKVLRNEEVWLGSYGHVLQEAKQKLCQCMEWKVSHVHRQGNNVAHSLAKLALTIQQEILWTDNFPLCIRELVITEQGYS; encoded by the coding sequence ATGGGTCATATACTATGGAGTTGTGGTTCGGCGCAGGACGTTTGGTTGGAGTGTCCAAAGAAGCTGCAAAAATGTAGGAGTGCTGCAACAGATTTCATGGCAATATTTCGAGAATTATCAAGCAAGTTGGCTCCAGACGAGATCAAGTTGTTTGCAGCCATTGTACGTCAATTGTGGCTTAGGCGGAATCTCTTCGTTTTTGGAGGCCAGCTGACAGCCCCAGCAGTGATACTACGCCAGGCCAAGGATCAACTGGAAGCTTTTGATAAAGCGGAAGTCAGTCGCAGCTTGGGAAGAGCTCTTGCACAACAAACACCCATCTCGGTCAAGTGGACCAAACCACCGGTAGGCTTTCTGAAAATCAATTGGGATGCCTCTGTGGATGTCTCACAGAAAAGGATGGGTATGGGGATAGCAATACGAGACCATGGTGGAGAGCTGCTAGCTGCTTACTGTGCAACCAGGGACTATATTACCGACGCTGCTACTGCTGAGGCCTTAACAGCTTGGCAAGCGGTGGAAATTAGCCAAAGCTTGGGTCTGGAGAAGGTGGTGCTTGAAGGGGATGCCATGGAGGTTGTCAAAGTCCTAAGGAATGAAGAGGTTTGGTTGGGGAGTTATGGGCATGTACTGCAGGAGGCAAAACAGAAGCTATGTCAATGCATGGAGTGGAAAGTGTCTCACGTACACCGTCAGGGGAATAATGTAGCACATAGCCTAGCCAAATTGGCCCTGACTATCCAACAAGAGATTTTATGGACTGATAATTTCCCTTTATGCATCAGGGAGCTTGTAATCACTGAGCAAGGATACTCTTAA
- the LOC132178264 gene encoding peroxidase 5-like, which yields MGAWKLSCLPVILVVIFLGRNVHSNLQFGFYTSSCSLAEFIVKDVVKEAFIKDNGVVADLVRMHFHDCFVRGCDGSVLIDSIPSNTAEKDSPPNNPSLQGFDVIDNAKAKLEAVCKGVVSCADIVAFAARDSIEMTGGLGYDVPAGRRDGRVSLASEALTNLPPPTFNVDQLTRRFAEKGLTQEEMVTLSGAHTIGNAHCNSFSNRLYNFNGMTSQDPSLDPVYAARLKQQCPQGSTDPNTVVPMNPESPGVTDISYYDDVLANRGLFTSDQTLLTNSATANQVNQNAKNNPYVWKRKFAAAMVKMGQIGV from the exons ATGGGTGCATGGAAGCTGAGTTGTTTGCCTGTAATTTTGGTTGTGATTTTCTTAGGTCGAAATGTGCATTCTAATCTTCAATTTGGGTTTTATACAAGTTCATGTAGTTTGGCTGAATTCATTGTCAAAGATGTAGTCAAGGAAGCCTTCATTAAGGATAACGGAGTGGTTGCTGATCTAGTGAGAATGCATTTTCATGACTGCTTTGTTAGA GGATGTGATGGATCTGTGCTCATTGATTCCATTCCATCAAACACAGCAGAGAAGGATTCTCCTCCAAATAACCCCAGTCTACAGGGGTTTGATGTCATTGATAATGCCAAGGCTAAACTTGAAGCCGTTTGTAAGGGTGTCGTTTCTTGTGCTGACATAGTCGCATTTGCAGCAAGGGATAGCATAGAGATG ACAGGAGGCCTCGGCTATGATGTTCCTGCTGGAAGAAGAGATGGCAGAGTTTCTCTAGCTTCAGAGGCATTGACAAATTTGCCTCCCCCCACATTCAATGTCGACCAACTCACTCGACGCTTTGCAGAAAAGGGTCTCACACAGGAAGAAATGGTTACACTTTCCG GAGCGCACACCATTGGCAACGCTCATTGCAATTCGTTCAGCAACAGATTGTATAATTTCAATGGAATGACAAGTCAGGACCCAAGCTTAGATCCCGTGTATGCGGCTCGGTTGAAGCAGCAGTGTCCACAAGGCAGCACAGATCCTAACACGGTGGTTCCGATGAACCCCGAAAGCCCCGGCGTCACCGATATAAGCTACTATGATGACGTCTTAGCTAACCGGGGGCTGTTCACATCAGACCAAACACTCCTGACGAACTCAGCAACAGCAAACCAAGTGAATCAAAATGCAAAGAACAATCCCTATGTTTGGAAGAGGAAATTTGCTGCAGCAATGGTGAAGATGGGTCAGATTGGGGTCTAA
- the LOC132178256 gene encoding uncharacterized protein LOC132178256, translating into MMGYGSYGHGGFSSSSSSNLSALAPPFTVSPKPNSSPLVDLTEPSYGVPLNSSLHNWLPSHYPNSGPGFFSNHNSEFNPMPSSNAFSYPGLQAIEPPNTHLPPANPIASASADAFLGGQCSDGVATSLVEDKRYYPTYAPPAIQDHGPLVAPDETSYDSFSSSRAATFDGSSNNDYIPGLGYTADWGESWNRLGDWEHGKQVEHEGICPKGIYKNYMNQGAHASKGLSAYEEASHIIDMLGWEKHGGSVSMERSNDKSFSGKNPRIMPVDYSKTSFLGSSSLLPENHPKAPASSSSCQVPYSASFEKHMRQHDASPRDGASFMTSSPSLVIRPPDIDTSFSAPNNGPLKDVNFGTDAADPDPYGNNPSNANEFFPLLSSNSRARFDTSQVSIHLDRNDPISGDSLSAENEKMPKDKIISEDVLDQVFKAKYELQISHTSSDGFNLALDFIEAINPVENSSESLDHYNPAVDSPCWKGAPVTCFSPFEASKAVNSQYMKKLESFNSSDFQVPQFFHLNVDDAVNLSSQNPNEKTAHVERGLRPNLKRPLDANSLFHEPRLDDSAKAGSFHSKSSCGYEVQHSDNICEPEKDHALPSKPTGDSDLKPSLTMQQKFEASGMISENKHSSETCVADLVSNIVDFARYGSSDESCHATVKGLSSASSMEDASSKLTKLHEADSTPKIDVQMLVNTMRSLSDVLLFHSSNDSLVLKEGDLEALKDVIFNLHQCILKDNEQIIPTQESLFPQQGTSQDLEELPKLSKEVFVDRHRLRKEAAVIAQDQLDHQCLNEEKRNDTGPGNKMEMASDSVSLKGDMAKEDNMTQAIMKVLSENFDYEEETESQSLLYKNLWLEAEAELCSINYKARYNRMKIEMEKSESHKAKENTIDVEEKLEPMASHDIDTVDKLAPETKAPFPDFSIQNTPPIQNVIARYGILKRRIDYSNPAVDVEELSSSRVYRDTDKVDKLASEATEAKSLTQDSSIKNSPVVSSTCYADDVLARFHILKRLVDNSNSVKATDIEEPSSSSVSPDLNKVDKLAPEATEAMGTLIPDIFVQNSPISTTSCHTDDVEASVMARFNILKHRDDNLSSTDFKRQELSEFDHLGFAGERIHRPIIRDRSEDGSMDVKLGPVLQHHTPSSTEDELTVKEFHRCGDDPVIQSCPSNGLGDPLPASSYDSTSSDWEHIMKEELVG; encoded by the exons aTGATGGGTTATGGGTCTTATGGTCATGGGGGGttttcatcatcatcttcttcaaatttgTCAGCTTTAGCCCCGCCTTTTACCGTTTCTCCAAAACCCAATTCAAGCCCACTTGTGGATTTGACTGAACCCTCTTATGGTGTTCCCTTGAATTCTTCTCTGCACAATTGGCTTCCTTCCCACTATCCTAATTCTGGGCCCGGTTTCTTTTCGAACCACAATTCAGAATTCAATCCGATGCCTTCATCCAATGCTTTTAGCTACCCGGGCTTGCAGGCTATTGAGCCACCCAATACCCATTTGCCTCCAGCGAACCCTATTGCCTCGGCTTCGGCTGATGCATTCTTGGGTGGTCAATGCTCGGATGGCGTGGCAACTAGTCTTGTGGAAGACAAGCGATATTATCCAACATATGCCCCTCCTGCAATTCAAGATCATGGTCCTTTGGTGGCTCCTGATGAAACTAGTTATGACTCTTTTTCAAGTTCCCGTGCTGCCACCTTTGATGGGTCCTCCAACAATGATTACATCCCCGGCTTGGGTTATACAGCTGACTGGGGTGAGTCGTGGAATAGATTAGGAGACTGGGAGCATGGTAAGCAGGTGGAACATGAAGGGATCTGCCCAAAGGGCATTTACAAGAATTATATGAACCAAG GAGCTCACGCATCCAAGGGTTTGAGTGCATATGAAGAAGCTTCCCATATCATTGATATGCTTGGTTGGGAAAAACATGGTGGGTCTGTAAGTATGGAACGGTCTAACGATAAATCCTTTTCCGGGAAAAATCCCAGAATCATGCCTGTTGATTATTCAAAAACATCATTCTTGGGTTCCTCTTCACTACTTCCAGAAAACCACCCTAAAGCACCGGCAAGCTCCAGTAGCTGTCAAGTGCCATACAGTGCTTCATTTGAGAAGCACATGAGGCAGCATGATGCTAGTCCGAGGGATGGTGCATCATTTATGACATCTTCACCTTCGCTTGTCATTAGACCACCAGATATTGACACCAGCTTCTCTGCACCTAATAATGGTCCACTAAAGGATGTGAATTTTGGGACTGATGCTGCTGATCCAGATCCTTATGGTAATAATCCCTCCAATGCAAATGAATTTTTTCCATTGTTAAGTTCCAATAGCAGAGCTCGGTTTGATACAAGCCAAGTCAGCATTCACCTAGACAGAAATGATCCTATTAGTGGGGACTCATTGTCAGCAGAAAATGAAAAGATGCCGAAGGACAAAATCATTTCTGAGGATGTCTTGGATCAagtttttaaagcaaaatatgaaCTTCAAATTTCTCATACAAGTTCAGATGGCTTCAATTTAGCACTTGATTTTATTGAAGCCATCAATCCTGTTGAGAATTCTTCTGAGAGCTTAGATCATTATAACCCTGCTGTGGACTCACCATGCTGGAAAGGAGCTCCAGTTACTTGTTTTTCTCCATTTGAAGCTTCTAAAGCTGTTAATTCTCAATATATGAAGAAACTAGAATCATTTAATAGTTCAGATTTTCAAGTGCCTCAGTTTTTCCATCTCAATGTTGATGATGCTGTAAATCTCTCCTCTCAAAATCCAAATGAGAAGACAGCTCATGTGGAAAGAGGTTTAAGACCTAATCTGAAGAGGCCTTTGGATGCTAATTCATTATTTCACGAACCCAGATTGGATGATTCTGCAAAAGCTGGATCCTTTCATTCAAAATCAAGCTGTGGCTATGAGGTTCAGCATTCTGATAACATTTGTGAACCAGAGAAAGACCATGCCTTACCCAGCAAGCCCACAGGTGATTCAGACTTAAAACCTTCCCTCACGATGCAACAAAAATTTGAAGCAAGTGGAATGATTTCTGAAAATAAGCACTCATCAGAGACTTGTGTAGCAGATCTGGTATCAAATATCGTTGATTTTGCAAGATATGGTTCGTCTGATGAGTCATGCCACGCCACTGTGAAGGGCCTATCTTCAGCGTCGTCGATGGAAGATGCTTCTTCTAAGCTTACCAAACTGCATGAGGCAGATTCAACCCCAAAAATAGATGTCCAGATGCTGGTTAATACAATGCGTAGCCTGTCTGATGTGCTTCTATTTCACTCTTCAAATGATTCACTTGTACTGAAGGAAGGAGATCTTGAGGCCCTTAAAGACGTCATCTTTAATCTTCATCAATGTATATTAAAGGACAATGAACAAATTATTCCAACACAAGAATCACTGTTTCCCCAGCAAGGCACATCTCAAGATCTTGAAGAGTTGCCTAAGCTGTCAAAG GAAGTGTTTGTGGACAGGCATAGGTTGAGAAAGGAAGCAGCTGTTATTGCTCAGGATCAGCTTGACCATCAgtgtctaaatgaagaaaagcGCAATGATACTGGGCCTGGTAATAAAATGGAGATGGCATCAGATTCTGTTTCTCTGAAGGGTGATATGGCTAAAGAAGATAACATGACCCAG GCTATTATGAAGGTTCTCagtgaaaattttgattatgaAGAAGAAACAGAGTCACAGAGCCTCTTGTATAAGAATTTATGGCTTGAGGCAGAAGCTGAATTATGTTCCATCAACTATAAAGCTCGCTATAATCGCATGAAGATTGAGATGGAGAAATCTGAGTCACACAAGGCAAAAG AAAATACTATAGATGTGGAAGAAAAACTAGAACCCATGGCCTCTCATGATATAGACACGGTCGACAAATTGGCACCTGAGACCAAGGCCCCTTTCCCTGATTTTTCCATCCAGAATACCCCTCCCATCCAAAATGTTATTGCCAGATATGGAATTCTAAAACGCCGGATCGACTACTCCAATCCTGCTGTAGATGTAGAGGAGCTATCAAGCTCAAGGGTGTATCGTGATACAGACAAGGTTGACAAGTTGGCATCTGAAGCAACTGAAGCGAAGAGTCTGACCCAAGATTCTTCCATTAAGAATTCTCCTGTCGTTAGCTCAACCTGCTATGCAGATGATGTTTTGGCCAGATTTCATATTCTAAAACGCCTGGTTGACAACTCAAATTCTGTAAAAGCTACAGATATAGAGGAACCATCAAGCTCAAGCGTCTCTCCTGATCTGAACAAGGTTGACAAGTTGGCACCTGAAGCAACTGAAGCGATGGGCACCCTGATCCCTGATATTTTCGTCCAGAATTCTCCCATTTCAACCACAAGCTGCCACACAGATGATGTTGAGGCTTCTGTCATGGCCCGGTTCAATATCCTTAAACACCGGGATGACAACTTGAGTTCCACGGATTTTAAAAGGCAAGAACTGTCAGAGTTTGATCATCTTGGATTTGCAGGTGAGAGAATCCATAGGCCAATTATTAGAGACAGATCAGAGGATGGAAGCATGGATGTAAAATTGGGACCTGTCTTGCAGCATCACACTCCCAGCAGTACTGAAGATGAGTTAACTGTGAAGGAGTTCCATCGATGTGGGGATGATCCAGTTATCCAATCTTGCCCATCCAACGGCCTTGGGGACCCGCTTCCTGCTAGTTCGTATGATAGTACTTCATCAGATTGGGAACATATAATGAAGGAGGAGCTTGTGGGGTAG
- the LOC132167832 gene encoding copper transport protein ATX1: MADMQIVVACKNVEAQYVEMMVPLYSYGCEKKIKKTLSHLKGIYSVQVDYNQQKVTVWGICNKYNVLATIRSKRKEARFWNSDDNIALEESSPQSPLPSDRSRDSKPSLALTRVRSLTLKAWKKVFTRSYSF, encoded by the exons ATGGCGGACATGCAAATTGTTGTGGCTTGCAAGAATGTGGAAGCACAGTACGTGGAGATGATGGTGCCTCTCTACTCTTATGGgtgtgaaaagaaaataaaaaagacctTATCCCATCTCAaag GGATATATTCTGTACAAGTGGATTATAATCAACAAAAGGTGACTGTATGGGGAATTTGTAACAAGTACAATGTGCTAGCAACCATAAGGAGCAAGAGAAAAGAAGCACGGTTTTGGAATTCAGACGACAATATTGCATTAGAAGAATCGTCACCGCAATCACCGTTGCCTTCGGATCGTTCGAGAGACTCGAAGCCTTCTTTGGCTTTGACTAGGGTTCGGTCTCTAACCTTGAAAGCGTGGAAGAAGGTATTTACTAGATCCTATTCCTTCTGA